AGCGGCACCATCGTCATCACCATCCGGCGAATCGACCACTCGGAGTCCCCTCCGTCGCCGGTGAGATCGCCCGAACTCATACCACCAACCCCACGACGTAGACGCCGACCAGCAAGAATAGCACGCCAAACACGTCACCGAGAGTCGTCACAACCGGGCCAATGATGTTGTCGGGGTCGAGCCCGCGACGATAGCCGAGGATGATCACCGAAACGAGCACTGAAAGCATGAGGATGGCACTCAGAAACCCTGCAACGAGCATGATGCCGACAAGCTGACCGAGGCTGCCCGACTGGCCGGTAAGCGTCAGTACGAGGAACGTGACGATGGCGATAAACACCGAGACGGACATTCCATTTATAAAGGAGGCGATGATCGCATTCGAGAGCCGTTCGTCGAGTTCGAACCGGGGTTCGATAATCCCCTGATGGAGGCCGCTGGAGATTCGGGCACCAAGGGAGCCGTAGACGCCGCCGCGGGTCGCCAGAAACGCCGGGAGAAGCAACAGAAGTCCGGGAACGCTTTCGATCCCGTTTCGCATGGTTTCGCTGCCGAGGATCGTCCCCGCAAACAGCCCCGCAACGAGGCTGACGACGATGACGGGCAAGGCGTCCCGGTAGACGTCCTTGGCCGTATCTTGGTACATCTGTCTCCACGTGGGCATGGAACGGATAAAAAAGTGGCTTGCGCGCCCCGGCCACCACTCTCGACTCCGTGACGCTGTCGACCAAACTGATCTGTTATCGATCTGTTGGTATGTACTAACGTGATAATTAACAGATACGATAGGCTATCAAAAGGCCGTATCATTAAGGTCACCGAGTTGCTGACTCCTCTATGGACTATACGTTAGCTATTGAGAACGCACCCGAAACCATCCCTGCCGGGACAGGGCTCCTGCTGCTCCATCCCAGTATCGGCGAAACCGACCGAATCGACACCGACTTTCTGAAGACTGATACCGAACATTTCCTCGTCATCTCGACACGAACCACTGCCCGCGAAGTCGAACAGAAACTCGAACATTACGACGTCGACGAGTCCGACGCAGTCATCCTCGACACGCTGTCGGTCGAACGCGGCTACTCTCGCCGCGGCACCGAGGACGTCCACTACGTCTCCTCGCCCGACGATCTCGACGGCATCGTCACACAGACCGAAAACTTCCTCGCAAACCACGATGGCAAAGTTCGAATCAGCGTCGACTCGCTCACGGAAATGATCTACTACGCCGACGAAGAGGGCGTCTACGAGGCAACCAAACAGATCCTCCAACTCCTCGACGACCACGACGCGGTCGGTATCTTCCATCTGTCGAAGGAAGTCCACGACCAGGACACTCTCGACCGGTTCCACGAGCTGTTCGATGGCGTGCTGGACCTCGGCGATGACGGCAGCGTAACCGTCGATTTCTAACGCAGTCCTCCCGCCTCTTTTAAATTAGTTAGCGACTACTCGGTCGACTCACTGAGCGACGACACCGTTTTCTCGGCCCACTGGACGGCGTAGGCTGCTTCGTGCTCCCGGAAGGCGTCGGTATCGAGCGCGCTAAACGGTGTTGGAAGCTCTAGGCCGTGTTTAATCGCCGAACAGGCGTACTCGGTCGCTTCAGGGAACGTCATCTCGCCGTGGGCGACCGAGCGAGACAGGTCATTCAGTCGACCTTCGAGTCGGTCGCCTGCGTCGACCCACGTCTCGTATAGCGGTTCGAACTCCGGTTGGTCGTCCCACGAGGTGAACTCCTCGCGGGTCTGGAGGCCAACCCATCCCTCGAACAGCGCGGCGGCCATCTGATAGACATCAGCAGGACCCAGCCCAGTTACCTCGGCCAGTTCAGCGTACTGTGGGCCGAAAAACGGCAGGAACTGTTCGGGGATCCCACAGCCGATCTGGACCAGTGCCTCTGCGATCAGAAAGTCGAGAAACCCGTTCGGCGTTCCTTCGGCGCGCTGTTTGAGCAGCACCGTCGGCGGCTCGGTCTGTCGCGTCCAGACGACGGTGCCGTCATCCGGCATCCCGATGGTAAACGCCGGGCCAGCGTACTGTTCAAGCACGGTCGGCGTGTGCTCTGGGAGCCAGTCGACGGGGTAGCTGGCGGGGTCCAAGCTGTCAGCCAGCAAGCCGAGGTCTTCAGCGACCGCTGGTGGAAGCGTCTCGAAATCTTGGTCGACATCGAGGACTGTTGTGTCGGGTGCGTACTGGTCTCGGACAGCCGCCACCGCCGGAGACAGCGACCGTTCGCTAAACATCAGGCGAGGACAAAGGAGAGAATGATCCCCACCGAGAGGAGTGCCGAGACACCGACTGTACCCGCGACGATCTTGGTAGCGTTGCTCATACGTTACGGTTCGGTGGCTCGTAAATAAAGCCTTCAGTATCGGACGGCCTCACAGCGACGGCGCCCCGTGACTTTATGCGGGCCGCTACGGTACGTTTCAGTATGCACGTTCGGGATGCGGTCGAAGACGACGCCGAGGCGATTGCGGCGTTGGCTGACGCACCGGCCGATGTCGTCCGGAATCTCGTTCACGACCGGAGCGTTCGGGTCGCCGAACAACAACAGGGGAACCGCGATCCCAACGTCGACACCGAAGCCGACGACACCGACCTGCTGGGGTTTGTCAGTTTCGACGCCCACGACCGCACGGTTCATATCACGCAGTTCGGTGGCACCGAAGCCGCCTGCGAACGACTGCTGGCCGAGCCGGTGCGGTTCGCCGCCCGCGAGAACATGGGTGTCGAAGTACTGGTCGAAACTGAGGCGACTGAAAAGAAAGCGGCTGTCGAGGCCGCTGGCTTCAAAACTGCCGGTACGGGACCGATGTTCCGAGGCTCGCGGACGATTCGCTACCGACAGGAGCCATAACGCACGCACAACTGGACTTGTGGTATCACGTCGACGTCAGCTACCGAGTCGGAAAAAAGAGGAGTATCGCTATTCGACGTCGATCTGGTAACCGCCGCTTTCCTCGGGTTCGAGTTTCGGCAGTGTGACCGTTAGCACGCCGTTGTTGTAGCTGGCCGATGCCTCTTGGGCCTTGATTTCCTCGGGAAGCGGAATCTGTCGACGCACCGACTCACGCCGTCGCTCTTGGCGGTGGTACTGGGCAGTTTCTTCGGCCTCGCTTTCCTCGTACTCCGCGCTGATCGTCAGCATCTCTCTGTCGACTGTGAGGTCGATGTCGTCCTGTGAATACCCCGGGAGGTCGACAGTGACGACCAGTTGGTCGCCCTGATCGGCCACATCCGCGCTTACATCGGTCGCCAGCATGCTTTCGGTCTCGAAACTCCCACTGAATTCGCCGAACTGCTGGTTCATTCGTTGGATCAGTTCGTCGAGTTCTCGGAACGGGTTTGATCGTCCATCCATGGCTCCAAGTTCGTCTTTCAGCGACATGAATATTGTCGACGTGAGACCGACAGGAACCACGTTCAGCAGAACAGTCAGTACAGCACGTGTTTCGTGTCGTAGGAGCCGAGGTTTCGGACCCACCCCTCGTCGACGATCCCCTCGATTTCGTCGAGTGCTTCCTGAACCCGGCTCTCGTAGACGCCGGCCTCGATGTCGAAGTGGAACAGATAGTCACCGAGCCGGTTGCCGCTGGGGCGGGATTCGACCCGCGAGAGGTTGATATTGCGGTCGGCGAACGTTTCCAACAGTTCGAGCAACAACCCGGGATAGTTGACGTTCGGATAGACGATCAGCGAGGTCTTCCCGCCGGCATCGGATTGTTCCGAGGCAGGGGCTAGGAGAAAGAACCGTGTCGCGTTGGAGTCTTGATCCTGAATGTCTTCGGCCAGCACCTGCAGTTCACTACCGTTGGTCGCGTTCGAGGGGTGTCCAATGGCCGCAATAGATGAATCCTCGCGGGCCCGCTGAACCCCACGGGCGGTGCTGGCGACGGCTTCCTGTTTGGCTTCGGGGTAGTTCGTTTCCAAGTAGGTTCGACACTGGGCGAGGGCCTGTGAGTGGCTGGCCACGGTCTCAAACTCCTCGCTCTGGGCGAGTAGGGCGTGCCTAATCGGCGTAATAATCTCGCTAACGACCGCGACGTCACGGTCTGCGAGCGCGTCGAGCGTCTCGGTGACGCTGCCCTCGATGCTGTTTTCGATGGGGACGACACCGCGTTCGAAACTGCCATCGGCGACGGCTTCGATGATGGCAGTCACCGACTCGCGGAACGAGACATCGTCAGCGACGGCGCTGGCGGCACGGTGTGAGTAGGTCCCGGCAGGACCGAGCGTAACGGCATCCATTGGCCGCTTTTGGTCAACTGGTTTGAAAAGGGCGTCGGCAGCGACAGACCGCTGTACAGTTCAAAAGCGGGATTCGAGTTCCTCGCGCAGATCGTCGACATCCAACCCTTTCATTGCAAACAACACGAGCAGATGATAGACGAAATCGGCCGACTCGTACTGTAGTTCCTCCAGATCGTCGTCCTTCGCGGCCAGAATGAGTTCGGTCGACTCCTCGCCGAGCTTTTCGAGCACTTCGTTTTCGCCCTTCTCGTGGGTGAACAGCGAGGCTGTATAGGAGTCCTCGGGCAGCTCTTCTTGGCGCTGTTTGATCGTCGCAAACAGTTCGTCGAGGACGTCTGCTGTCTCGTCGGCTGGTTCGGTATCACTCATTGGTCTGCCTCCGCGGGGGTGACTGCCTGCTTGTCTCTGAAAAACGCGAGCTGGTGGAGTCGCGTGTCGGCGGTGAGTTCTGGATGGAACGAGGTGGCGACAATCGGTCCCTGCCGGACAGCAACCGGGTTGTCCTCCCAGTCGGCGATCACGTCGACGTCCTCGTCGACCGCGTCGATCAGGGGTGCGCGGATGAAGACCGCCGGAAACGGCTCGTCGAGGCCAGTAATATCGAGCGGGGCCTCGAAGCTGTCTTTCTGTCGACCGAAGGCGTTGCGGTCGACGGTAACATCGAGCAGGTCGAGCGTTTGGACGCGGTCGTCCTTGGCATCGCTCGCGGCGACGATCAGCCCCGCACAGGTGGCGAGGATCGGTTTGCTTGCCGCAACGTGGGCCTGAATCTCGGTGTCGATGCCTTCGTCTGCGAGGAGTCGGGAGATGGTCGTCGACTCGCCACCCGGCATGAGGAGCACGTCACAGTCGCCGACGACGCCACTGGTTCGGATCGCTTCGACCTCGCAGTCGACGTCGTGGGCGGCAGCGGCCCGTCGGATCGCCGCGGCGTGTTCGCTCACGTCGCCCTGAACTGCGATAACGCCAGCTTTCATATCGGTATAGCCGCACGGCGCGGGGAAAAAGACCGCGTTCGCCGAATTACCGCGTTCGACCGATCAGGCGATAGTCAGCGAGAGGATCTGCACGAGGATGCCGAACAGCAGACAGAAGGCGATGACTGTTTTCGGATTGATACGGATCGCGTTGCGATCCTCGGAGTCGAAATACCGCACGAGTCCGGCACTGGACATTAGCCCGCCGGAGTTGCCACCTGAGCTCATAGCCGAAGTTCGGCACGTCGCCACCCTAAGCGTTTCGGCTTTCGTTCGGCGTTGGAAACGCTTATCCGCTCACCTCGGCAAACCGAAACTGGGACAATGACGGTTCGAATCACAGATTTCTACGCAGACTGGTGTGGCCCGTGTAAGACGCAGGACCCGATCCTCGACGAACTCGAAGCCGACTACGAGGACGTCGAGTTTGCGAAGGTCGACGTCGACGAAGAACAAGACGTCGCCAATCAGTATCAGGTTCGGTCGCTGCCGACGCTGGTGATCGAAAACGACGACGGGATCGTCGACCGCTTTGTCGGCGTCACCCAGCGCGAGGACCTCGAAGCCGCCCTCGACGAGGCCGGCGCGTAGCTGAGACGGTCATTTTGCTCGGCGGGCGGTCGACTCTCGGAACTCTTAAACAGCGACGCCAACGATGAAGCCGTATGCCTAGCAACGAGAACGCGACCAAGCGAACCCTCAACAAACAGATCTGTATGCGCTGTAACGCCCGGAACTCGCCGCGCGCCAAGAGCTGCCGGAAATGCGGCTACGACCGACTCCGACCGAAGGCCAAAGAGCGCCGCGCGGCCTAAGCAGGCAGTTTCTTCCTTTTACACAATCTCCCACAGAGACGCATCACCCGTTTGTCTTACTCGGGGTATTTCGGCTGTCGACGCTCGGCCCGTTCGAGCGCGCGCTCGATCACCGTTCGAACGCTATCGCCGCGTTGCTCGTCGTGGAACGCCCGGCCGTGTCCCGGATACATCCCTGTAACTGAATCCGGCAGCCGGTCGAGAATCGTCTCCAAACTCTCGATCAGTCGCTCGCGAGATTGGCCCGGGCGGTCGGTGCGGCCGAAACTCCCGTCGTCGAACGCGCCGTCATTATAGACGACGACGTCACCGCTGAACAGCGTCGACTCCCCGATGAACGACAGATGATCGGCGGCGTGGCCCGGCGTGTAGACGGCCTCGAAGGAGTCGTCGCCAATCGTGATCGAATCGCCGTCGTCGATGCTGTGGGT
This sequence is a window from Halohasta litchfieldiae. Protein-coding genes within it:
- a CDS encoding magnesium transporter, which produces MYQDTAKDVYRDALPVIVVSLVAGLFAGTILGSETMRNGIESVPGLLLLLPAFLATRGGVYGSLGARISSGLHQGIIEPRFELDERLSNAIIASFINGMSVSVFIAIVTFLVLTLTGQSGSLGQLVGIMLVAGFLSAILMLSVLVSVIILGYRRGLDPDNIIGPVVTTLGDVFGVLFLLVGVYVVGLVV
- a CDS encoding DUF7090 family protein, whose protein sequence is MDYTLAIENAPETIPAGTGLLLLHPSIGETDRIDTDFLKTDTEHFLVISTRTTAREVEQKLEHYDVDESDAVILDTLSVERGYSRRGTEDVHYVSSPDDLDGIVTQTENFLANHDGKVRISVDSLTEMIYYADEEGVYEATKQILQLLDDHDAVGIFHLSKEVHDQDTLDRFHELFDGVLDLGDDGSVTVDF
- a CDS encoding DUF7089 family protein translates to MFSERSLSPAVAAVRDQYAPDTTVLDVDQDFETLPPAVAEDLGLLADSLDPASYPVDWLPEHTPTVLEQYAGPAFTIGMPDDGTVVWTRQTEPPTVLLKQRAEGTPNGFLDFLIAEALVQIGCGIPEQFLPFFGPQYAELAEVTGLGPADVYQMAAALFEGWVGLQTREEFTSWDDQPEFEPLYETWVDAGDRLEGRLNDLSRSVAHGEMTFPEATEYACSAIKHGLELPTPFSALDTDAFREHEAAYAVQWAEKTVSSLSESTE
- a CDS encoding Hsp20/alpha crystallin family protein, producing MDGRSNPFRELDELIQRMNQQFGEFSGSFETESMLATDVSADVADQGDQLVVTVDLPGYSQDDIDLTVDREMLTISAEYEESEAEETAQYHRQERRRESVRRQIPLPEEIKAQEASASYNNGVLTVTLPKLEPEESGGYQIDVE
- the pheA gene encoding prephenate dehydratase produces the protein MDAVTLGPAGTYSHRAASAVADDVSFRESVTAIIEAVADGSFERGVVPIENSIEGSVTETLDALADRDVAVVSEIITPIRHALLAQSEEFETVASHSQALAQCRTYLETNYPEAKQEAVASTARGVQRAREDSSIAAIGHPSNATNGSELQVLAEDIQDQDSNATRFFLLAPASEQSDAGGKTSLIVYPNVNYPGLLLELLETFADRNINLSRVESRPSGNRLGDYLFHFDIEAGVYESRVQEALDEIEGIVDEGWVRNLGSYDTKHVLY
- the hisE gene encoding phosphoribosyl-ATP diphosphatase, producing the protein MSDTEPADETADVLDELFATIKQRQEELPEDSYTASLFTHEKGENEVLEKLGEESTELILAAKDDDLEELQYESADFVYHLLVLFAMKGLDVDDLREELESRF
- the pdxT gene encoding pyridoxal 5'-phosphate synthase glutaminase subunit PdxT, producing the protein MKAGVIAVQGDVSEHAAAIRRAAAAHDVDCEVEAIRTSGVVGDCDVLLMPGGESTTISRLLADEGIDTEIQAHVAASKPILATCAGLIVAASDAKDDRVQTLDLLDVTVDRNAFGRQKDSFEAPLDITGLDEPFPAVFIRAPLIDAVDEDVDVIADWEDNPVAVRQGPIVATSFHPELTADTRLHQLAFFRDKQAVTPAEADQ
- a CDS encoding preprotein translocase subunit Sec61beta, coding for MSSGGNSGGLMSSAGLVRYFDSEDRNAIRINPKTVIAFCLLFGILVQILSLTIA
- the trxA gene encoding thioredoxin, coding for MTVRITDFYADWCGPCKTQDPILDELEADYEDVEFAKVDVDEEQDVANQYQVRSLPTLVIENDDGIVDRFVGVTQREDLEAALDEAGA
- a CDS encoding 50S ribosomal protein L40e, with amino-acid sequence MPSNENATKRTLNKQICMRCNARNSPRAKSCRKCGYDRLRPKAKERRAA
- a CDS encoding MBL fold metallo-hydrolase translates to MEPLNVTEDAEVFTCNAYLVDGETPTLVDAGTMPGVEDVIADHVDTLDRVVLTHQHGDHVAELDAVLSAFDADVYAYDDHPHRTHSIDDGDSITIGDDSFEAVYTPGHAADHLSFIGESTLFSGDVVVYNDGAFDDGSFGRTDRPGQSRERLIESLETILDRLPDSVTGMYPGHGRAFHDEQRGDSVRTVIERALERAERRQPKYPE